gcagagaggcgataaaagaagacctcaaggagagaagagcagagaTGTTAGCTTAAGCTACAGagccaaaaaaaatattccctaCGCCTACCGATAATACACCAATCGAAAGACTAGGATGAGTTCTCTCAAACTCCAAATGGAACAACCATAGCaccgagaaggggaatggagaaaatcatctacgacttctactctgatctcttcgacagccatgcccacttgcctcctcaccacctGAGGGAACATGGACATggcattccagaggttctcccgtccgaagtacgacatgtGATTGTGCCGGTAAGGAATAgcacggcacccggtcccgacatgATAAGATTTGAACGTATGAAGAATCTTCCATCATTTTTTATAAGCACGAGACTTttcacacgttacctgtcaGAATGCAAGGTCCCTAAGCAGCGGAAGATCAAAGAGACCGTGCAGTTGTATAAGAAGGAaaatccacatgacatcggcaactatcgcccaatctgcttactatcCATCATCTACAAACTTTTCACAAGTGATCCTtaacaggattgaaaaagtgttagatgaaagacagccatgcgagcaagcagagtTCTGTCTTGTTAAAGTTCTGTCCTACCTCAGCGACCGacgattagagacgccgccgcggtTGCCAAGGAAGCAAAATAAAGTGGACCGGACACTTAAtgcgcttcaacgacaaccgttggaccagaaccGTGAGCGACTATGCTCTACGCGATATTAAGCAcaatacaggaagaccgcagacccgatggtcagacttctttaAAAAGCCGTTGAAAGAGAATTTCAATGCTCTTCGTGTCAAAACGAGAACCCAGGGGGGTACtgtggcacgcgatcgggacaagtGGAAGGATTACTGGCATTCGCTGAAGCGATTCGAAGAACATCGGGtatcaaggtgatcaaagtGAATTGGGAAATGTTGTGAGTGACAAAGGAGTAAGTCATGAATTTTGAGGAGCATCTTGTTCGATACCATGCAGATAAAGGTAAATTTGGCCACTACTTTTATCTCCTGGCAGATTTCAGCTATTAAAAGTCATAGACAATTTGACTACATCTTTCGATTAATTCACCTTCACCCAGTTCACGAGAACATCACGAGATTTTGGCTGCAATGTCCACGGTGGTTTCGGGAAACCGTATTTGTTTACTAGTCTTCTTCTCTTTACGGTCTTAATTGTAAGCAGAGTTGCTAGCAGAATAATCATAAGTAACACAAGAAAAGCCACAATGCCGATGACCAAGTACCATTTGTACTTTAGCAGTCCTGTAAAATGAAATTCATTAGTGCTTCGAACATTAGAAATAGACTGTTGCAGCTTTCTGCACTGACATgattcaaatataaataattttaggCATTCCTGAGAAGAACCATACCATCCAAAATTGTAGTACTATCCTTGTATTGTATACgagtatgtttttttccatccgCTAAACGATACAAGCTAAGCACcatatcttttttcattgCCAATCCAGGATTGTCAGTTATGACAATTTTCATATTACTACTTGTGCTGACTTTCTCCAACTTCGTAAGTTCCAAGTTGGTTAAACCTCgattaaaaacaatttcaataGCTTCGGCTGGAATAGAGTCAGCTCGAAATCACCATAAAGTCCTATAGGTTCGCTAACAACAAACCATCGCTTTCTTCCGGAACAGTAATTTCCCGCAATTCCTCCAAGTAATAAAAGTCGCCAAGATCACTCGTGTTTTTAATCTGCAGGGAGCCATTAATCCGTCTTACCGTGCGCAGATTGTTTAGATGTGGCGGTGGTTCTGGAATAATCTTCATGTAATCTTCACGTACGAttttcagttaaaggcatcacttaggtggtacggataggtggtacggatttcaggtggggtattcttatacgggatagtaaattatggagaggggatgattccgtccatttcttcctaattgccgtaaaaaacggcccggaagatgcggcacgtgcacaaggctggcgcgctccagtcgaactccttgtagaaaatagtgggccagaacgcccgagcccgtatcttccggaccgttttttacggcaattagggaaaaatggactgaatcatctttctctacataatctactatcccgtttacgaatactaccactactactacccgtaccacctcagatttgtggggtgatggctttaatcTTGGCATGATGATGACTCAGTGTTTGTCTTCTCAATTTGAGGAAGACACGATGTTGTTACAATCCTCTATTTTGGCTCAGTTTTGGCGAGTACGCCTTCCTCATAGCCCAAAAGTGCGAAATCGAATGTGATTTATCTGCTCAAACGCCGCATTCGCTCAAAGAAGGAAATGCTAAATCTGCGTTTAGATCTCATAACTGGAAGTGGAAGTGTCCTCTGATCCGTACCTTAGGATCGGAGAACTTTCAACCTGCTGCCAGACATTCGCGGTGAGGCGACCAGTGCGATCAAGTGTGTGCATTAAACGGAGGGCGAGTTTCCGTGTAATACagaggcattcctctttgcgatTTTTCTTTAGGCTGTTGGAGTGAACCCAAAACGCTTTCAGAACCATTGCGCGCCTCAATACTAGGTGCGAGTGGCAATATAGTGATCTCAACCTTTACATCTTCCTCGTTATGACGCCGCATCCTATGGCTACCTAATACAGCAGGATGTTTTCCTCTTGTCGTTAAGATGTACTTTAAATTAAACACATAGGTTCTTCGCATTCCACCAATGTATTCCGCATCATGCTACGGGCACGAAATCAGATAGACATCACACTAACTCATGCTTCCTTGTTATCTGGGCACATTTTCCACTCCAGTGTAGTCCCAACGCGGACATATAGCCGACTGAGCCATTAATTAAGATTGCTAATGAATGTGCTTTGCTTGGCCAAAACCACGGCGACGACTTCGGAAGAACGCTCATTGTTCTATTCTCAATAGAGTGACTGTCCCTTTGTTTGGTTCACTCAACCAGAGATAGACACTTGTTTAAATGTACTAAACAAACTGTTGGAGCATACTAATTCTAATTGAGATAAGCCTAAAAAGAGACGGTTACAATGTTTGAATGCATATCTGAAACAGAACACACGGGACAAAATAGTAACAAGAATTCGCTATCTTTCTGCTCATATCACTCATTTTTAGATGTCGTTAGTTTCGCGACCAACGACCACGGTAACAACCACGTGCCCAGCTCAACTTAAAATGAGGAATACTGAGTCATCTTCTGCTATTAATTCGGAACAAAAGGTATTTTAAAGTCACATAGTAACGGATGCGAAACGAGCAGAACGTCGCCTAACAGCACACCACAAAATTGATGATCCTTGGGTCATTCTCCAGATGCATAGGGCTTCAGTTGTAGTTCACGAGTGTGACGTGGGAACCGATCTCGTCGAAGCGAACCTGGTAGAAGCAGCGCCTATGTCGATTTCTCTTATAGAAGTGCCACGTTATTAGGAGTTTTCGAGGGATGATTTGGTGCAACAAGGCTGTTTCCCAGGGCGCCTTAAGACGATTAAGAAGAATGATCACAGTCAAACTCGTTAACTACACACATTGAGCCTATCTTCTTCtggagagattccaacatcgtcaattttggaTGCTATCTTTAAGAAGCTAAaataggaaaatgaaaataacatgTTGGAAGGTCAATATGTCAATTACTATTAATGACAATGATGAAGGGTAATTTGTAAGGGAAGATATTAATGGTAGTGAAAATCTAAATGTATCAAATCGAACTTTCCCATCCTTCAATCGTCAAGTTTCCGTTTATTACTTGACACCCTCGTACGGTTGCTAGGTATTCTTCATCCACTAAACCACCGGAACAAATCGTTTCTGAATCCAGATCATTGGcggaaacaaatgaaatatatGTAACAACATAATAGTAGACAAATGGATAAGACATATCGCACTTCTCCCAAGATAAttactttttgtttgaaagGGTTACGCTTAAGAGTTCAAATCCATATCACATTAAAAAACTCAATGTGAACTTAGCTTGCCTATATGTACAGTAATTATTACACGGCACAATTACACGGTAATTTCTTGTCAGGAAAAGATAAACTAAGAGATAAACTTTCCGCTTTTTTCCTCCGTAGTTTGATTCATTTTCCTCTATATCAATCTATGTAAACTATGGGTTCTACATATTAGGGGACCAGGCTTTGAGATGATAACGCCTTGAGGATACATCCCTTTTGGtgcaaagaaaatatgagaaaactAAAGTTGCATGTTAAAAGATTCCAGAGAAATTacgagaaaaatgaagttgtAGTTAAATATTTGTGAAGTAGACGTTCTCATAAACATTTTGGTACCTCATTCATGTGCACGTTAAAGGGTCCCATGATTTTCAGAACTTCGCGAAAGTGAGACATTTCAAGTtcataaagaaaaacttgctTTCACAGCTATTGTAGAAAACATTTACCACGTCTTTCGTTCAGAGAGCTACTTtttaggtgaagtaaaaagttctgagcgtTCTCGTTGGATGTCTTTAACGAACCATATCTGACGATGCAAACGTCACATTGGGTCTTACTATATGTGTAATGATTTCATGATGTATGATTTCAAAGTGATATTACGAGAACAAATACCGAAAAGTCCGTACTTCAATCGCGGTGGGCCGGGCCTAACGATCGCGCGGCCCGGACTAACGGCTAAGGTGTTCCTGCATGTTTGGTGGAGCTACAGGTTAATCAACCATGACATCCTTCTACGAGGCCAAACACTCAATTCGAACCTCTACCGTCAATAATTAAACACCAAAAGCGGCCAAAGTTGGCCTATAGAAAAGGTGTTGTGTTCCATCAAAATAACACCAGGCCGCACACATCTTTAACGACACGTTAGAAGCTCTGAGAAATTGGATGATCGGTTCCGTCGCATCCGCAGTAAAGTCCAGATCTGGCACCAAGCGACTATCACCTTTTCAAgcatttggaaaattttcttaatgGTACAAATCTGGCCTCAAGAGAGGTTTGTAAAAAGGAGGTGTTCAAGCTTTTTGCTTGAGGAATTCTTCAATTGCGGGATTATGAAAATGCCATCGAAATGGACAAATGTTGTCAAAACGACTCCTGTTTGATCTAAATCAGTTAGTCCTAAACATGTTAATTTCGTCGTcgaaataaatcgaaaaaacgctcagaactCCGACTCCACTCAGGACTAGAAAGACTCCACCCGTACTCGTAACGTACACAATTAATCTtatcttttctggaaagatcccaacatcgttaaaggcatcaccccacggatctgaggtggtacggatttcaggtggagtattcgtatacggcatagtattATAGATAATGgaaaggaggtgattccgtccatttctttccaattgcagtaaaaaaaacggcccggaagatgcggggcgtgcacaaggctggcgcgctccaatcgaactcgctgtagaaaatagcgcgccggagcgttcgaagccgtatcttccaggccgttttttacggcagttaggaataaatggacggaatcgcccttctctccattatctacgtctccgtataggcataacccacctgaaacccgcaccaccccatattcgtgtggtgatgccttcaattttGCGCTATGCCGCTATTAAAGAGTATGCCTTATATTGGGCTGTTGATCTTTCGGCTCTTTCGGTGCACTAAAAGGTGAACCGGTAAATAAAGGGCACGTTAGCTGCTAGATAGGACCGCGAATCCGAGTTAACCTCCATTAAGGGCCAAGAATGGTGATGGGACCCGATCCTCTCGGATACGACCTCCTTCTCTTGCAACATTCACTCTTTACGGCCCCCAATGCGAAAATCCTATCACACACTTGACCATGCCTACATTTTGAGACAGGTAAATGCTGCGccctaatgttttttttcgacagaCTGACGCCGTACCTTCacagtcagaaaaaaaataaacatcagAATGAAATgcaggaatgaatgaattgctTATGGTAATCGAACATTTCATCCATAATAATCATggtgaattaaataaatattattttatttgaaagagttttttttcttagagatTGATGAGTTCGTTTGTTTTCACTGACTATCATTGCGAAAACTTTCGACTTACCACAATTGAAGTTGGTACTTTGATCAATGAGCAAACTTTTAAACTTCATTTTCAGCCTTTGCGGATCAGTGATGCATAACTTTTTGTTATCATAAATTTCTGCAATAAAGAAGCATTATAAATTCCTACACGAGTTTCCCCGCGACCAGTTCAACGACAGAGAATTCTGAAGAGAATTCAACTAATACTAACAGCACCTACCGTGCGTACACATATCCTCCACAAGAGTGAAATTGGTGATGTCATCCAAGAAGTCCACGTCCACGAGATCCGTATTATCAATAATGATGCAGCCTTTTAGCGATAGCTTAACCGTTGGTGATCTAAGTACCTTGCTTGTGCCAGGTGTTACCACTAGTATTCCATACGCATTTTTACAACCATCCAAAGCATTAAAATCTATGAATGGATAAGGCACACCACACTCTAGAATAAGAGTTGTTCTTGTACCAACACTAAGGAAAACAACTCGATTTGATCTGATTTGAAAtacaaaaatcagaaaatagaaTCAAAATTTATATTCCACCTCCTTTTTCCTGTAAATCGATTGCGAACCATTTAAATCTACGTCTTAATTGTAAAATAGTCATTGCGCTAAGCTGTCTATTGCCACGAATCACAAGACTGGCCACCGGCGCATTTCGCATGAAATCGTCGTTGAAACTGATATATCTTAACTCATTATTTTGTGTAATCTTTAGAAGAGCTCCTGGAACAGACCATGCTATAAGTAGGTCACTCCGCTTATTTATTCAGAAAGTAAAGAGGCAGATACTATTTCTGTATGCGAAAAACTTTAGAATGATTTGCGATCTTTCAGAATCTCTACAAAAAGTAAGCAGTCTGAGTTCAGAAAGGACAGTGTAGCGGAAAAAGTTCACTTCCACaaaatttcgagtttttttttttgtttcgcaaATATTCGTTTCAGGAGTGTGCTGAACTATTTAAATAGTCATTCAGAGAATTCATTTGAAGTGTACCCCAGTGTATGTCTAGTATCAACAACGTAATTATTATAAATGCCTTAattcattatttgaaaatttacataaaatccattcttttccttttgatgTTCGATGAATCCTATTAAACTCACCACGACATGAGCCTGTGAGGTTCCGTAAATGCATAAAAGATAATTCTGTTAAAGTTGAAAGTTCAATATGTATGCACATATGTAAGTTTGGAGCTTTtacaaaattgtaaaattctccaaatgtCATTCCCTGAGATGGAAGGGTTTCTGGTCTAATAAGACGAATTGTTGTGGCATTTGGACATCTATCTGCAAAATCAGCTACGTCTCTTCTCGTTACAATATGATATTGGGTTTTGTCGCACTCTGAAATAAAGATCGTTTAGACAATCATTCGGTAGAAATGTAGAGCTGTACAAATGTTACAATTCTCTGAAAAACAAACACTGTTTTATCGCTGTGAAGCGGAAGGTCAGTTATTCCCTCTCACAACTCTCAACTGCAATTCTAATACTAACAGTTTCATCCGATCATCTCTTCGACGTAACTATAACTTTTGGTCCTGCTATTACCTCGTTCACGGTAATATACCACCTCGTTGTAGCGTCCAGCTTACTCTAAGCATCAAAAATTAACTTCGATCCACAGCGGCGGAAAGTGCTCTTGCAAAGCGCAAAGTGTTTACAGCACAGATGAACCTGCTGGAAGTTCAGCTAGATAccgctcaaggacctcgtcaatgTAACTCATCAAACCTACGAGCAATGAAAACGACATAGGATGATTAGTGAAAACCGTCCACCTGAGCATCCAtggaagtaaataaagagCAACTTGTGACCCGTGTCAACAATTCAAAATACGAttgcaaataaaaattcatataATATTAGAAAATGGCCCAGAATGAAACAAATCCGAATACATGTACTTTCTGTTCCACGTTAAGGGTTGAAACAAAACATTGCAAAACATATATTTCGCTCTAGAAGCGTCTATCGAGCGATTAGTCTCTTTGATAACTTctaatatggaatagcgacgaatggattctGATTCAGTTAAAACTATctcagaagatcgagaaggttgagcagagctatgttcaaggaagAGGGAGGAAGGCGAAGATGCGAGCAATCGCGTCAGACACCTATAATATCAGCCCGCCGAATAAGTCAGGATAACTTTTCGTTGCAGTACCTGAAGGGAGACATACATCCAGAAAACCATGTAACACCTGCACCAAACACATTTCATTCCATATTTCATATTCCTTTCAATCGCATTCGTTAATCAATCCCAAAAGACTTTACACTTTTTGAAATGGCAAGAATATTCTGGCAAGAAAATCGTAACTTTCGCAACCACGGGATTGCGTTggatgaaaggatgaaaggatgaagtgcctggcgttaatcagtccgcatgggatgcgccaccacgtccacttcaattcagaatcgtttgaggttacgaGCGTATAAGCaggacctatacaatgacttaggGGGTCTAGCCGATGcatcacgtcagtgtttttatcctactacacaagtctggtaccaatttaccaaCCCCAGCGGGAAGGAagtcttggtgagcactagagcggattcgagcctccgatcgatcgtgcaggcagcggaacttctaaccgactgcgctacaccatcCCCCTTGCGTTGGATGAGTGTCGGGTATATGGTACCTCATACTTTCATGCTTTTCTTATGTTAATATGCAtatagaaactttttttaaagctccAATTGGGCAGAAAGCGCTGCACTCAAAGCTAAGTCGAATTTAGGCCGGACAGTTTAGACTGTACGTTTGCAGGCGTAGTCGAATGCGAAGCAAGTGGTTTCGCCGAGTCTGTCAGTGAATCCACTCGCCTAGAGCAAACCGGAACCAGTTGACGAAATCTTTGGCGAAATATTAGGGTGTTCAggaagtatctgccgaaaaacggcaaaatttcaaaacaacacaactttttaacaacattttattattcgacaaaataatctccatcaacatcgacaaccttctgccaacgtctcacaagatcacggattcctttggcgtagaactccggcgacttggaggcgaaggaAGTCCGAAGTTCATTTttgaggtggtcacgatcatcgtcgtgtttctcttccaggtgatgctgaagcgatcggaaaaGGTGGTAGTGACCGAGCTTTTTTACCATTctgagagatcgcagtccattgctccggtggacagcgaacagccaagactggcagcaaaataccgcactccttcatatggatgctgctccaccagattcttcagttcgtcggtcgaccagagcgaggctcatcttcgagtttcttgtttccggctttgcaGCGCTGGAAGcaggcgcgcacagaccgctcagaacgggcttcagtgccgaatacttgacttaagtttcgatgggcttcagcagcggggtggccagattcgaactcgtgaaggagtacgtgtcgaatatgagTGGAATGTCCGGTCATTATagggatgaaataggcaaggaagagggagccagatatgttgtGTGTATACAACCGacagtgtccttatataatatatttaaaacgggaacttccagaacatctcaaaaaatctgcgctactgcgaattttcggcagatactttccgaacaccctaataaataataaattctcATCAACGTAGTGCAATATCGTGCGtcgacacacatacacacacactaGGAGAAATGATAAGTCGGGTCTATGTGAATGAGCTGCCACCATCGCCAACATCACTctagttcacgatggtcctaCGTCGATCCTTGCCACTTGCtgcaccgctccgctttgagcgcagccgcttacgcgagTGGACCGTGCCACATGTCGATTTCGCTTCACCATAGTGAGTGAGGATGAGGACCGAGACAAGGCGGCGAATGTTGTGTCGAGCAATCATTGTGCTAATCCTTTTCTATCGTAGAGAATTGGATGGAACTCCGATCATATGGATAACCGACGATGCGACTTACGGATATGCGTGGTCTGTGGAACGATATCTTCCAATAGTGGTCCAGTTCATAGATTATTTGCAAATCCCATACTTATGGTTTGAGGAATGCGACAAAAACTGAAGGGATATTTGATTGGTGATATCGGTACATCGGAGAAAGTAGAAAGTGCCCTCAGCTCATTCCTCATTTCCGACATTCCTAATATTGGTCTATTTTTGCCTTATGGGAGGAACCGGAGGAAAGGCGGCAGCTAACCTCTTTTAACATACACTGATCACAATTTCTGCACATTCTAAGAAACTTTCGTACTTTCCAGGGTAATTTATATCTATCTATTTACTTCTGAGATAATCTATAGGACTCTTTTTTTGACTTAGTACTTAAGTACTGTGTTAAGCACATCAGCTTTCACAGATTAGCATTTGTGCTTGAAAATAGCGTTATCAGCGCGAGGAGGGGCGGCGACGGCGGTATCTCGCACCGGTAGTGGAAATAAAAGCGCACCTATGATAAAATCCCTTGGTAGTGGTTCTGCTGGGACAATTGCTTTTTGTTGTATTGTCGATTCGAGTGGCAAATGTGCTGAAATAGTCGAAAGGTCAGAATAAGGAATTGAATGTGCTAAATTGTTTTTAATAatcttattaatttttctcttgaatcAATTGCATTTAAGTTGCTCCATTGATTTCCTCAGCAATAAATCTCAAGATTTATAACATTCTTTTCATTGAGAttttgagttgtttttttggaGCACAACTTGAAGACTTGATCCTCAAGTTTCAAAGTGCTTCAAATATGTCTACGGGACCAGTTTTCTACGAACAGAATGATTTGTGTATCCTCTCGTAATCTAATATGCACTGCCCtgctgattttcttcttgtcttGCGATCCTAGAACCTATAACCGGTACCCGCGAACATCGAACATACATGAAAACATATTTGTATTCTATACATCATAAGGCAAGAAATCTGTACGTATTTATGTTCTGTAAACAAATCTCAGCGGATGCGATCAATTTTGACAAAAACTTGCACGCAGACACTTTCAGATACGCCGCAGATGATAGGCTAACCTTCACGTGCCGCCATCAATTCCTTCGCCGATCTTCTCCGATTCTAAGGATTTGACTCTCACGTCTGCTGATAAGGAACATGATATGAGTATTACAAGTATTATCAGCGACGAACTACGTAGTGAAGCGGCTCTAACTGTGTCAAAGTGGAGCACGCAGCGCCAGAAGGTAACGAGATGGGACAGACTGGTGCGCCAGAGAGAGCCGGGCGAGGTCCAATTCTTTCAGGGTGGGGCGCTGGTATCAGAAAGTGGTAGGAAGGGTTTGTAAGGATAGTACGTTGACTTCAGAAAGCTTTGAGACGATGTAGGACGGACGTCACGACCTCAGTATGAAGTGAGACAAAATGGAGCGAATCTATCAGCGTCAGAGCAAGTGCGCCAACGCCTAAATCGTGACGAGACGGATTCCACGGCGTCAGAGTGATACGTTGGCACTCGGAAGTTCCAATTGATAGCTAGGTTAGT
The Necator americanus strain Aroian chromosome I, whole genome shotgun sequence genome window above contains:
- a CDS encoding hypothetical protein (NECATOR_CHRI.G846.T2), translated to MFHFCIVFTQSCLPLLFLLRQFVINDTSEAMYLCGLFYFTLIIIIPVVVQPDTSSKPHLPLESTIQQKAIVPAEPLPRDFIIECDKTQYHIVTRRDVADFADRCPNATTIRLIRPETLPSQGMTFGEFYNFVKAPNLHMCIHIELSTLTELSFMHLRNLTGSCRGALLKITQNNELRYISFNDDFMRNAPVASLVIRGNRQLSAMTILQLRRRFKWFAIDLQEKGECGVPYPFIDFNALDGCKNAYGILVVTPGTSKVLRSPTVKLSLKGCIIIDNTDLVDVDFLDDITNFTLVEDMCTHEIYDNKKLCITDPQRLKMKFKSLLIDQSTNFNCETICSGGLVDEEYLATVRGCQVINGNLTIEGWEKPPPHLNNLRTVRRINGSLQIKNTSDLGDFYYLEELREITVPEESDAEAIEIVFNRGLTNLELTKLEKVSTSSNMKIVITDNPGLAMKKDMVLSLYRLADGKKHTRIQYKDSTTILDGLLKYKWYLVIGIVAFLVLLMIILLATLLTIKTVKRRRLVNKYGFPKPPWTLQPKSRDVLVNWVKGIVLKNPLIWRCSDREVIWPYQEKDATHNDINVLVANNEPFLKKHMLPLADNAALPDKDNFLLFERVKAVISKEIVIIIGSGKNPNCVLQDLPIQLKGEHTYKHKGASHSFYLKKVTQVAPCTQEYLYSVYSASKGGTPKKAKRTLKIFYYRWNSRVMPTEYDEILQLAMLYKPDKTICISDRRKEIFSLIHMLHTYCYILKEEISIVDVLQLHTEKCNGTILDRSELVFAMAVVMEWAYQSRSLTHDIKKKHLDWCHSYAIMAKFMRNNPNIKYIHPDYLTKLELKVKQEVYNEGFSSSPRFSSRESMAVTDKFHRKNFKEHTAYLKVSKAKIEESDDDRKFWLDHQEDAKDPLLNNEMKGHEVEVPM
- a CDS encoding hypothetical protein (NECATOR_CHRI.G848.T1) codes for the protein MEKIIYDFYSDLFDSHAHLPPHHLREHGHGIPEVLPSEVRHVIVPVRNSTAPGPDMIRFERMKNLPSFFISTRLFTRYLSECKVPKQRKIKETVQLYKKENPHDIGNYRPICLLSIIYKLFTSDP